From Elephas maximus indicus isolate mEleMax1 chromosome 25, mEleMax1 primary haplotype, whole genome shotgun sequence, the proteins below share one genomic window:
- the MYH7B gene encoding myosin-7B isoform X2, which translates to MMDMSELGEAARYLRHNYQEMMKVHTVAGDGKKRVWVPDEQDAYVEAEVKSEITGGKVTVETKDLKVLMVREAEIQPMNPPRFDLLEDLAMMTHLNEASVLHNLRQRYARWMIYTYSGLFCVTINPYKWLPVYTAPVVAAYKGKRRSEAPPHIYAVADNAYNDMLRNRENQSMLITGESGAGKTVNTKRVIQYFAIVAALGDGPGKKAQFLATKTGGTLEDQIIEANPAMEAFGNAKTLRNDNSSRFGKFIRIHFGPSGKLASADIDSYLLEKSRVIFQLPGERGYHVYYQILSGKKPELQDMLLLSMNPYDYHFCSQGVITVDNMDDGQELIATDHAMDILGFSTDEKCACYKIVGALLHFGNMKFKQKQREEQAEADGTESADKAAYLMGVSSGDLLKGLLHPRVRVGNEYVTKGQSVEQVVFAVGALAKATYDRLFRWLVSRINQTLDTKLPRQFFIGVLDIAGFEIFEFNSFEQLCINFTNEKLQQFFNQHMFVLEQEEYKREGIDWVFIDFGLDLQPCIDLIEKPLGILSILEEECMFPKASDASFRAKLYDNHAGKSPNFQQPRPDKKRKYQAHFEVVHYAGVVPYSIVGWLEKNKDPLNETVVPIFQKSQNRLLATLYENYAGSYSTEPPKSGVKEKRKKAASFQTVSQLHKENLNKLMTNLRATQPHFVRCIVPNENKTPGVMDAFLVLHQLRCNGVLEGIRICRQGFPNRLLYTDFRQRYRILNPSAIPDDTFMDSRKATEKLLGSLDIDHSQYQFGHTKVFFKAGLLGILEELRDQRLAKVLTLLQARGRGLLMRLEYQRLLGGRDALFTIQWNIRAFNAVKNWSWMKLFFKMKPLLRSAQVEEELAALRAELRGLRGALAAAEAKRQELEETHVSVTQEKNDLALQLQAEQDNLADAEERCHLLIKSKVQLEAKVKEMNERLEDEEEVNADLAARRRKLEDECTELKKDIDDLELTLAKAEKEKQATENKVKNLTEEMATLDESVARLTKEKKALQEAHQQALGDLQAEEDRVSALAKAKLRLEQQVEDLECSLEQEKKLRMDAERAKRKLEGDLKLTQEAVTDTAQDKQQLEEKLKKKDSELSQLNLRVEDEQLLGAQLQKKIKELQARAEELEEELEAERAARARVEKQRAEAARELEELSERLEEAGGASAGQREGCRKREAELGRLRRELEEAALRHEATVAALRRKQAESAAELGEQVDSLQRVRQKLEKEKSELRMEVDDLGANVETLARGKASAEKLCRTYEDQLSEAKIKVEELQRQLVDASTQRGRLQTENGELSRLLEEKESLISQLSRGKTSATQSLEELRRQLEEESKAKSALAHAVQALRHDCELLREQHEEEAEAQAELQRLLSKANAEVAQWRSKYEADAIQRTEELEEAKKKLALRLQEAEEGVEAAHAKCSSLEKAKLRLQTESEDVTLELERATSAAAALDKKQRHLERALEERRRQEEETQRELEAAQREARSLGTELFRLRHSHEEALEALETLKRENKNLQEEISDLTDQVSLSGKSIQELEKTKKALEGEKGELQAALEEAEGALELEETKTLRIQLELSQVKAEVDRKLAEKDEECTNLRRNHQRAVESLQASLDAETRARNEALRLKKKMEGDLNDLELQLGHATRQAMEAQAATRLLQAQLKEEQAGRDEEQRLVAELREQAQALERRAALLVAELEELRAALEQGERSRRLAEQELLEATERLNLLHSQNTGLLNQKKKLEVDLAQLSGEVEEAAQERREAEEKAKKAITDAAMMAEELKKEQDTSAHLERMKKTLEQTARELQARLEEAEQAALRGGKKQVQKLEAKVRELEAELDAEQKKHAEALKGVRKHERRVKELAYQAEEDRKNLARMQDLVDKLQSKVKSYKRQFEEAEQQANTNLAKYRKAQHELDDAEERADMAETQANKLRARTRDALGPKHKE; encoded by the exons ATGATGGACATGAGTGAACTTGGGGAGGCAGCCCGCTACCTCCGCCACAACTACCAGGAGATGATGAAGGTGCACACTGTTGCAGGGGATG GAAAGAAGCGGGTCTGGGTGCCAGATGAACAGGATGCCTACGTGGAGGCCGAGGTCAAGTCTGAGATTACTGGGGGCAAAGTGACCGTGGAGACCAAAGACCTGAAG GTGCTGATGGTGCGTGAAGCCGAGATTCAGCCCATGAACCCACCCCGCTTCGACCTGCTCGAAGACCTGGCCATGATGACGCACCTCAATGAGGCATCAGTGCTGCACAACCTGCGCCAGCGCTACGCACGCTGGATGATCTAT ACGTATTCGGGTCTTTTCTGTGTCACCATCAACCCCTACAAATGGCTCCCGGTCTACACGGCCCCAGTGGTTGCTGCTTACAAGGGCAAGCGCCGCTCGGAGGCCCCCCCCCACATATATGCTGTGGCAGATAACGCCTACAACGACATGCTGCGCA ACCGAGAGAACCAGTCCATGCTGATCAC CGGAGAGTCGGGGGCCGGTAAGACGGTTAACACCAAGCGGGTCATTCAGTACTTTGCCATCGTCGCTGCCCTGGGAGATGGGCCGGGCAAGAAGGCC CAATTTCTGGCAACAAAGACTGGG GGCACCCTAGAGGATCAAATCATCGAGGCTAACCCCGCCATGGAGGCTTTTGGTAATGCCAAGACCCTTCGGAATGACAACTCCTCCCGCTTT GGCAAGTTCATCCGCATTCACTTTGGTCCCTCTGGGAAGTTGGCATCTGCTGATATTGACAGCT ATCTCCTGGAGAAGTCACGGGTGATCTTCCAGCTGCCCGGTGAGCGTGGCTACCATGTCTACTACCAGATCCTCTCGGGGAAGAAGCCAGAGCTGCAGG ACATGCTGCTTCTGTCTATGAACCCCTACGACTACCACTTCTGCAGCCAGGGCGTCATCACGGTGGATAACATGGATGATGGGCAGGAGCTCATTGCCACTGAT CATGCCATGGACATCCTGGGCTTTAGCACGGATGAGAAGTGTGCCTGCTATAAGATCGTGGGTGCCCTCCTGCACTTCGGCAACATGAAGTTCAAGCAGAAGCAACGGGAGGAGCAGGCTGAGGCTGACGGCACTGAGA GTGCTGATAAGGCTGCCTACCTGATGGGCGTCAGCAGTGGGGACCTCCTCAAAGGCCTTCTGCATCCCCGGGTTCGAGTGGGGAATGAATATGTCACCAAGGGCCAGAGTGTGGAGCAG GTGGTGTTTGCTGTGGGGGCCCTGGCCAAGGCCACCTATGACCGGCTGTTCCGGTGGCTGGTGTCAAGGATCAACCAGACGCTGGACACAAAGCTGCCCCGGCAGTTCTTCATCGGGGTCCTGGACATTGCTGGTTTCGAGATCTTTGAG TTTAACAGCTTTGAACAGCTGTGTATCAACTTCACCAACGAGAAGCTGCAGCAGTTCTTCAACCAGCACATGTTCGTGCTGGAGCAGGAAGAGTACAAGCGGGAGGGCATCGACTGGGTCTTCATCGACTTCGGCCTCGACCTGCAGCCCTGCATCGACCTCATCGAGAAG CCACTGGGCATCCTTTCCATCCTGGAGGAGGAATGCATGTTCCCCAAGGCCTCAGACGCAAGCTTCCGGGCCAAGCTGTATGACAACCATGCCGGGAAGTCACCCAATTTCCAGCAGCCACGGCCTGACAAGAAGCGCAAGTACCAGGCTCACTTCGAGGTGGTCCATTACGCGGGTGTG GTGCCATATAGCATCGTGGGctggctggagaaaaacaaggatccattGAATGAGACAGTCGTCCCCATCTTTCAAAAGTCACAGAACAGGCTCTTGGCTACACTCTATGAGAACTATGCAGGCTCCTACTCCA CCGAGCCCCCTAAGTCTGGGGTGAAAGAGAAGCGTAAGAAGGCAGCATCATTCCAGACGGTGTCCCAGCTGCACAAG GAGAACCTAAACAAGCTGATGACCAACTTGCGGGCCACACAACCCCACTTCGTCCGTTGCATAGTCCCCAATGAGAACAAGACCCCAG GGGTCATGGATGCCTTCTTGGTGCTACACCAGCTACGCTGCAATGGGGTCCTGGAGGGGATCCGCATATGCCGTCAAGGATTCCCAAACCGGCTGCTCTACACGGACTTCAGGCAGCG GTACCGCATCCTGAACCCCAGCGCCATCCCCGATGACACCTTCATGGACAGCAGGAAGGCCACAGAGAAGCTGCTGGGCTCGTTGGACATTGACCACAGCCAGTACCAGTTTGGCCACACCAAG GTGTTCTTCAAGGCTGGGCTGCTAGGGATCCTGGAGGAGCTTCGCGACCAGCGCCTGGCTAAAGTCCTCACGCTGCTGCAGGCGCGGGGCCGGGGCTTGCTCATGCGCCTGGAGTACCAGCGCCTGCTTGgaggcag GGATGCCCTGTTCACCATCCAGTGGAACATCCGCGCCTTCAATGCTGTCAAGAACTGGTCGTGGATGAAGCTCTTTTTCAAGATGAAGCCGCTGCTGCGCTCGGCGCAGGTAGAGGAGGAGCTGGCAGCCCTCAGGGCAGAGCTGCGAGGACTGCGAGGGGCGCTGGCTGCTGCTGAGGCCAAGCGCCAGGAGCTGGAGGAGACACATGTCAGTGTCACCCAGGAAAAGAATGACCTGGCCCTGCAGCTACAGGCA GAGCAAGACAACCTGGCAGATGCCGAGGAGCGTTGCCACTTGCTGATCAAGTCCAAGGTGCAGCTGGAGGCAAAGGTGAAAGAAATGAACGAGCGGCTGGAGGACGAGGAGGAGGTGAATGCCGACCTGGCTGCCCGCCGGCGCAAGCTGGAGGATGAGTGCACAGAGCTCAAGAAGGACATTGATGACCTGGAGCTGACTCTGGCCAAGGCCGAGAAGGAGAAGCAGGCCACTGAGAACAAG GTGAAGAACCTGACAGAGGAGATGGCCACGCTGGATGAGTCGGTAGCCCGGCTGACCAAAGAGAAGAAGGCCTTGCAGGAGGCTCACCAGCAGGCCCTGGGCGACCTGCAGGCCGAGGAGGACCGTGTGAGCGCGCTGGCGAAGGCCAAGCTCAGGCTGGAGCAGCAAGTGGAAGAC CTGGAGTGCTCCCTGGAGCAGGAGAAGAAGCTGCGCATGGACGCTGAGCGGGCCAAGCGCAAGCTTGAGGGTGACCTGAAGCTGACACAGGAGGCGGTGACAGACACGGCCCAGGACAAGCAGCAGCTGGAGGAGAAGCTCAAGAA GAAGGACTCTGAATTGAGTCAGCTGAACCTGCGGGTGGAGGACGAGCAGCTCCTTGGGGCCCAGCTGCAGAAGAAGATCAAGGAGCTGCAG GCTCGGGCAGAGGAGCTGGAAGAGGAGTTGGAGGCGGAGCGGGCTGCCCGGGCCCGTGTGGAGAAGCAGCGAGCAGAAGCAGCCCGGGAGCTGGAAGAGCTGAGTGAGCGGCTGGAGGAGGCTGGTGGCGCATCTGCAGGGCAGCGTGAGGGCTGCCGCAAGCGCGAGGCAGAGCTGGGGCGGCTGCGGAGGGAACTGGAGGAGGCCGCGCTGCGGCATGAGGCCACTGTGGCCGCCCTGCGGCGCAAGCAGGCAGAGAGTGCCGCGGAGCTGGGTGAGCAGGTGGACAGTCTGCAGCGTGTGcggcagaagctggaaaaggaaaaGAGTGAGCTCCGCATGGAGGTGGATGATCTGGGTGCCAACGTGGAGACTCTGGCCCGTGGCAAG GCCAGTGCAGAGAAGCTGTGCCGGACTTACGAGGATCAGCTAAGTGAGGCCAAGATCAAGGTGGAAGAGCTGCAGCGGCAGCTGGTGGACGCGAGCACCCAGCGCGGGCGGCTGCAGACAGAGAATG GGGAGCTGAGCCGCCTGCTCGAGGAGAAGGAATCTCTGATTAGCCAGCTGAGCCGTGGGAAGACCTCTGCCACCCAGAGCCTAGAGGAGCTACGGAGGCAGCTGGAGGAGGAGAGCAAG GCCAAGAGTGCCCTGGCCCACGCCGTGCAGGCTCTGCGGCATGACTGTGAGCTGCTGAGGGAGCAGCATGAGGAGGAGGCCGAGGCCCAGGCCGAGCTGCAGCGGCTGCTGTCCAAGGCCAATGCCGAGGTGGCCCAGTGGAGGAGCAAGTATGAGGCTGACGCCATCCAGAGGACCGAGGAGCTGGAGGAGGCCAA AAAGAAGCTGGCCCTGCGgctgcaggaagcagaggagggcgTAGAGGCTGCGCACGCCAAATGCTCGTCGCTGGAGAAGGCCAAGCTGCGGCTGCAGACGGAGTCGGAGGATGTGACCCTGGAGCTAGAGCGGGCGACCTCAGCAGCAGCTGCACTGGACAAGAAGCAGCGGCACTTGGAGCGGGCCCTTGAGGAGCGGCGGCGGCAGGAGGAGGAGACACAGCGGGAGCTGGAGGCAGCCCAGAGGGAGGCCCGCAGCTTGGGCACGGAGCTCTTCCGGCTGCGGCACAGCCACGAGGAGGCTCTCGAGGCCCTGGAGACGCTCAAGCGGGAGAACAAGAACCTGCAGG AGGAGATCAGTGACCTCACAGACCAGGTCAGCCTCAGTGGGAAGAGCATTCAGGAGCTGGAGAAAACCAAGAAGGCACTGGAAGGGGAGAAGGGCGAGCTCCAGGCTGCACTGGAGGAGGCTGAG GGGGCCCTGGAGCTGGAGGAGACCAAGACTCTCCGGATCCAACTGGAGCTATCCCAGGTCAAGGCTGAAGTGGACCGGAAGTTGGCAGAGAAAGATGAGGAGTGCACTAACCTCAG GCGCAACCACCAGCGGGCGGTGGAGTCCCTGCAGGCCTCCCTGGATGCAGAGACGCGGGCCCGCAATGAAGCCCTGCGGctcaaaaagaagatggagggtgATCTCAATGATCTGGAGCTGCAGCTGGGCCATGCCACCCGGCAGGCCATGGAGGCACAGGCAGCCACGCGGCTGCTGCAGGCCCAGCTCAAGGAGGAGCAGGCAGGGAGGGACGAGGAGCAACGGCTGGTGGCCGAGCTCCGGGAGCAGGCACAGGCCCTGGAGCGCCGGGCTGCGCTGCTGGTGGCAGAGCTGGAGGAGCTGCGGGCTGCCCTGGAGCAGGGGGAGCGCAGCCGGCGGCTGGCAGAACAGGAGCTGTTGGAGGCCACTGAGCGCCTCAACCTTCTGCATTCGCAG AACACAGGCCTCCTGAACCAGAAAAAGAAGCTAGAGGTGGATTTGGCCCAGCTGAGTGGGGAGGTGGAGGAGGCTGCCCAGGAGAGGCGGGAGGCCGAGGAGAAGGCCAAAAAGGCCATCACCGAT GCAGCCATGATGGCCGAGGAGCTGAAGAAGGAGCAGGACACGAGTGCACACCTGGAGCGCATGAAGAAGACCCTGGAGCAGACAGCTCGGGAGCTGCAGGCTCGGCTTGAGGAAGCAGAACAAGCTGCCCTCCGTGGTGGGAAGAAACAGGTGCAGAAGCTGGAGGCCAAG GTGCGGGAGCTGGAGGCCGAGCTGGACGCAGAGCAGAAGAAGCACGCAGAGGCCCTCAAGGGGGTGCGGAAACATGAGCGCCGGGTGAAGGAGCTCGCATACCAG GCTGAAGAGGACAGGAAAAACCTGGCTCGCATGCAGGACCTGGTGGACAAGCTGCAGAGCAAGGTCAAGAGCTACAAGCGACAGTTTGAGGAGGCG GAACAGCAGGCCAACACTAACCTGGCCAAGTATCGCAAGGCCCAGCACGAGTTGGATGATGCAGAGGAGCGGGCAGACATGGCAGAAACCCAGGCCAACAAGCTGCGGGCACGGACCCGGGATGCCCTGGGCCCCAAG CACAAGGAGTGA
- the MYH7B gene encoding myosin-7B isoform X1: MEAFGNAKTLRNDNSSRFGKFIRIHFGPSGKLASADIDSYLLEKSRVIFQLPGERGYHVYYQILSGKKPELQDMLLLSMNPYDYHFCSQGVITVDNMDDGQELIATDHAMDILGFSTDEKCACYKIVGALLHFGNMKFKQKQREEQAEADGTESADKAAYLMGVSSGDLLKGLLHPRVRVGNEYVTKGQSVEQVVFAVGALAKATYDRLFRWLVSRINQTLDTKLPRQFFIGVLDIAGFEIFEFNSFEQLCINFTNEKLQQFFNQHMFVLEQEEYKREGIDWVFIDFGLDLQPCIDLIEKPLGILSILEEECMFPKASDASFRAKLYDNHAGKSPNFQQPRPDKKRKYQAHFEVVHYAGVVPYSIVGWLEKNKDPLNETVVPIFQKSQNRLLATLYENYAGSYSTEPPKSGVKEKRKKAASFQTVSQLHKENLNKLMTNLRATQPHFVRCIVPNENKTPGVMDAFLVLHQLRCNGVLEGIRICRQGFPNRLLYTDFRQRYRILNPSAIPDDTFMDSRKATEKLLGSLDIDHSQYQFGHTKVFFKAGLLGILEELRDQRLAKVLTLLQARGRGLLMRLEYQRLLGGRDALFTIQWNIRAFNAVKNWSWMKLFFKMKPLLRSAQVEEELAALRAELRGLRGALAAAEAKRQELEETHVSVTQEKNDLALQLQAEQDNLADAEERCHLLIKSKVQLEAKVKEMNERLEDEEEVNADLAARRRKLEDECTELKKDIDDLELTLAKAEKEKQATENKVKNLTEEMATLDESVARLTKEKKALQEAHQQALGDLQAEEDRVSALAKAKLRLEQQVEDLECSLEQEKKLRMDAERAKRKLEGDLKLTQEAVTDTAQDKQQLEEKLKKKDSELSQLNLRVEDEQLLGAQLQKKIKELQARAEELEEELEAERAARARVEKQRAEAARELEELSERLEEAGGASAGQREGCRKREAELGRLRRELEEAALRHEATVAALRRKQAESAAELGEQVDSLQRVRQKLEKEKSELRMEVDDLGANVETLARGKASAEKLCRTYEDQLSEAKIKVEELQRQLVDASTQRGRLQTENGELSRLLEEKESLISQLSRGKTSATQSLEELRRQLEEESKAKSALAHAVQALRHDCELLREQHEEEAEAQAELQRLLSKANAEVAQWRSKYEADAIQRTEELEEAKKKLALRLQEAEEGVEAAHAKCSSLEKAKLRLQTESEDVTLELERATSAAAALDKKQRHLERALEERRRQEEETQRELEAAQREARSLGTELFRLRHSHEEALEALETLKRENKNLQASTPILPILGPQGALELEETKTLRIQLELSQVKAEVDRKLAEKDEECTNLRRNHQRAVESLQASLDAETRARNEALRLKKKMEGDLNDLELQLGHATRQAMEAQAATRLLQAQLKEEQAGRDEEQRLVAELREQAQALERRAALLVAELEELRAALEQGERSRRLAEQELLEATERLNLLHSQNTGLLNQKKKLEVDLAQLSGEVEEAAQERREAEEKAKKAITDAAMMAEELKKEQDTSAHLERMKKTLEQTARELQARLEEAEQAALRGGKKQVQKLEAKVRELEAELDAEQKKHAEALKGVRKHERRVKELAYQAEEDRKNLARMQDLVDKLQSKVKSYKRQFEEAEQQANTNLAKYRKAQHELDDAEERADMAETQANKLRARTRDALGPKHKE; the protein is encoded by the exons ATGGAGGCTTTTGGTAATGCCAAGACCCTTCGGAATGACAACTCCTCCCGCTTT GGCAAGTTCATCCGCATTCACTTTGGTCCCTCTGGGAAGTTGGCATCTGCTGATATTGACAGCT ATCTCCTGGAGAAGTCACGGGTGATCTTCCAGCTGCCCGGTGAGCGTGGCTACCATGTCTACTACCAGATCCTCTCGGGGAAGAAGCCAGAGCTGCAGG ACATGCTGCTTCTGTCTATGAACCCCTACGACTACCACTTCTGCAGCCAGGGCGTCATCACGGTGGATAACATGGATGATGGGCAGGAGCTCATTGCCACTGAT CATGCCATGGACATCCTGGGCTTTAGCACGGATGAGAAGTGTGCCTGCTATAAGATCGTGGGTGCCCTCCTGCACTTCGGCAACATGAAGTTCAAGCAGAAGCAACGGGAGGAGCAGGCTGAGGCTGACGGCACTGAGA GTGCTGATAAGGCTGCCTACCTGATGGGCGTCAGCAGTGGGGACCTCCTCAAAGGCCTTCTGCATCCCCGGGTTCGAGTGGGGAATGAATATGTCACCAAGGGCCAGAGTGTGGAGCAG GTGGTGTTTGCTGTGGGGGCCCTGGCCAAGGCCACCTATGACCGGCTGTTCCGGTGGCTGGTGTCAAGGATCAACCAGACGCTGGACACAAAGCTGCCCCGGCAGTTCTTCATCGGGGTCCTGGACATTGCTGGTTTCGAGATCTTTGAG TTTAACAGCTTTGAACAGCTGTGTATCAACTTCACCAACGAGAAGCTGCAGCAGTTCTTCAACCAGCACATGTTCGTGCTGGAGCAGGAAGAGTACAAGCGGGAGGGCATCGACTGGGTCTTCATCGACTTCGGCCTCGACCTGCAGCCCTGCATCGACCTCATCGAGAAG CCACTGGGCATCCTTTCCATCCTGGAGGAGGAATGCATGTTCCCCAAGGCCTCAGACGCAAGCTTCCGGGCCAAGCTGTATGACAACCATGCCGGGAAGTCACCCAATTTCCAGCAGCCACGGCCTGACAAGAAGCGCAAGTACCAGGCTCACTTCGAGGTGGTCCATTACGCGGGTGTG GTGCCATATAGCATCGTGGGctggctggagaaaaacaaggatccattGAATGAGACAGTCGTCCCCATCTTTCAAAAGTCACAGAACAGGCTCTTGGCTACACTCTATGAGAACTATGCAGGCTCCTACTCCA CCGAGCCCCCTAAGTCTGGGGTGAAAGAGAAGCGTAAGAAGGCAGCATCATTCCAGACGGTGTCCCAGCTGCACAAG GAGAACCTAAACAAGCTGATGACCAACTTGCGGGCCACACAACCCCACTTCGTCCGTTGCATAGTCCCCAATGAGAACAAGACCCCAG GGGTCATGGATGCCTTCTTGGTGCTACACCAGCTACGCTGCAATGGGGTCCTGGAGGGGATCCGCATATGCCGTCAAGGATTCCCAAACCGGCTGCTCTACACGGACTTCAGGCAGCG GTACCGCATCCTGAACCCCAGCGCCATCCCCGATGACACCTTCATGGACAGCAGGAAGGCCACAGAGAAGCTGCTGGGCTCGTTGGACATTGACCACAGCCAGTACCAGTTTGGCCACACCAAG GTGTTCTTCAAGGCTGGGCTGCTAGGGATCCTGGAGGAGCTTCGCGACCAGCGCCTGGCTAAAGTCCTCACGCTGCTGCAGGCGCGGGGCCGGGGCTTGCTCATGCGCCTGGAGTACCAGCGCCTGCTTGgaggcag GGATGCCCTGTTCACCATCCAGTGGAACATCCGCGCCTTCAATGCTGTCAAGAACTGGTCGTGGATGAAGCTCTTTTTCAAGATGAAGCCGCTGCTGCGCTCGGCGCAGGTAGAGGAGGAGCTGGCAGCCCTCAGGGCAGAGCTGCGAGGACTGCGAGGGGCGCTGGCTGCTGCTGAGGCCAAGCGCCAGGAGCTGGAGGAGACACATGTCAGTGTCACCCAGGAAAAGAATGACCTGGCCCTGCAGCTACAGGCA GAGCAAGACAACCTGGCAGATGCCGAGGAGCGTTGCCACTTGCTGATCAAGTCCAAGGTGCAGCTGGAGGCAAAGGTGAAAGAAATGAACGAGCGGCTGGAGGACGAGGAGGAGGTGAATGCCGACCTGGCTGCCCGCCGGCGCAAGCTGGAGGATGAGTGCACAGAGCTCAAGAAGGACATTGATGACCTGGAGCTGACTCTGGCCAAGGCCGAGAAGGAGAAGCAGGCCACTGAGAACAAG GTGAAGAACCTGACAGAGGAGATGGCCACGCTGGATGAGTCGGTAGCCCGGCTGACCAAAGAGAAGAAGGCCTTGCAGGAGGCTCACCAGCAGGCCCTGGGCGACCTGCAGGCCGAGGAGGACCGTGTGAGCGCGCTGGCGAAGGCCAAGCTCAGGCTGGAGCAGCAAGTGGAAGAC CTGGAGTGCTCCCTGGAGCAGGAGAAGAAGCTGCGCATGGACGCTGAGCGGGCCAAGCGCAAGCTTGAGGGTGACCTGAAGCTGACACAGGAGGCGGTGACAGACACGGCCCAGGACAAGCAGCAGCTGGAGGAGAAGCTCAAGAA GAAGGACTCTGAATTGAGTCAGCTGAACCTGCGGGTGGAGGACGAGCAGCTCCTTGGGGCCCAGCTGCAGAAGAAGATCAAGGAGCTGCAG GCTCGGGCAGAGGAGCTGGAAGAGGAGTTGGAGGCGGAGCGGGCTGCCCGGGCCCGTGTGGAGAAGCAGCGAGCAGAAGCAGCCCGGGAGCTGGAAGAGCTGAGTGAGCGGCTGGAGGAGGCTGGTGGCGCATCTGCAGGGCAGCGTGAGGGCTGCCGCAAGCGCGAGGCAGAGCTGGGGCGGCTGCGGAGGGAACTGGAGGAGGCCGCGCTGCGGCATGAGGCCACTGTGGCCGCCCTGCGGCGCAAGCAGGCAGAGAGTGCCGCGGAGCTGGGTGAGCAGGTGGACAGTCTGCAGCGTGTGcggcagaagctggaaaaggaaaaGAGTGAGCTCCGCATGGAGGTGGATGATCTGGGTGCCAACGTGGAGACTCTGGCCCGTGGCAAG GCCAGTGCAGAGAAGCTGTGCCGGACTTACGAGGATCAGCTAAGTGAGGCCAAGATCAAGGTGGAAGAGCTGCAGCGGCAGCTGGTGGACGCGAGCACCCAGCGCGGGCGGCTGCAGACAGAGAATG GGGAGCTGAGCCGCCTGCTCGAGGAGAAGGAATCTCTGATTAGCCAGCTGAGCCGTGGGAAGACCTCTGCCACCCAGAGCCTAGAGGAGCTACGGAGGCAGCTGGAGGAGGAGAGCAAG GCCAAGAGTGCCCTGGCCCACGCCGTGCAGGCTCTGCGGCATGACTGTGAGCTGCTGAGGGAGCAGCATGAGGAGGAGGCCGAGGCCCAGGCCGAGCTGCAGCGGCTGCTGTCCAAGGCCAATGCCGAGGTGGCCCAGTGGAGGAGCAAGTATGAGGCTGACGCCATCCAGAGGACCGAGGAGCTGGAGGAGGCCAA AAAGAAGCTGGCCCTGCGgctgcaggaagcagaggagggcgTAGAGGCTGCGCACGCCAAATGCTCGTCGCTGGAGAAGGCCAAGCTGCGGCTGCAGACGGAGTCGGAGGATGTGACCCTGGAGCTAGAGCGGGCGACCTCAGCAGCAGCTGCACTGGACAAGAAGCAGCGGCACTTGGAGCGGGCCCTTGAGGAGCGGCGGCGGCAGGAGGAGGAGACACAGCGGGAGCTGGAGGCAGCCCAGAGGGAGGCCCGCAGCTTGGGCACGGAGCTCTTCCGGCTGCGGCACAGCCACGAGGAGGCTCTCGAGGCCCTGGAGACGCTCAAGCGGGAGAACAAGAACCTGCAGG CCTCCACTCCCATATTGCCAATTCTGGGTCCCCAGGGGGCCCTGGAGCTGGAGGAGACCAAGACTCTCCGGATCCAACTGGAGCTATCCCAGGTCAAGGCTGAAGTGGACCGGAAGTTGGCAGAGAAAGATGAGGAGTGCACTAACCTCAG GCGCAACCACCAGCGGGCGGTGGAGTCCCTGCAGGCCTCCCTGGATGCAGAGACGCGGGCCCGCAATGAAGCCCTGCGGctcaaaaagaagatggagggtgATCTCAATGATCTGGAGCTGCAGCTGGGCCATGCCACCCGGCAGGCCATGGAGGCACAGGCAGCCACGCGGCTGCTGCAGGCCCAGCTCAAGGAGGAGCAGGCAGGGAGGGACGAGGAGCAACGGCTGGTGGCCGAGCTCCGGGAGCAGGCACAGGCCCTGGAGCGCCGGGCTGCGCTGCTGGTGGCAGAGCTGGAGGAGCTGCGGGCTGCCCTGGAGCAGGGGGAGCGCAGCCGGCGGCTGGCAGAACAGGAGCTGTTGGAGGCCACTGAGCGCCTCAACCTTCTGCATTCGCAG AACACAGGCCTCCTGAACCAGAAAAAGAAGCTAGAGGTGGATTTGGCCCAGCTGAGTGGGGAGGTGGAGGAGGCTGCCCAGGAGAGGCGGGAGGCCGAGGAGAAGGCCAAAAAGGCCATCACCGAT GCAGCCATGATGGCCGAGGAGCTGAAGAAGGAGCAGGACACGAGTGCACACCTGGAGCGCATGAAGAAGACCCTGGAGCAGACAGCTCGGGAGCTGCAGGCTCGGCTTGAGGAAGCAGAACAAGCTGCCCTCCGTGGTGGGAAGAAACAGGTGCAGAAGCTGGAGGCCAAG GTGCGGGAGCTGGAGGCCGAGCTGGACGCAGAGCAGAAGAAGCACGCAGAGGCCCTCAAGGGGGTGCGGAAACATGAGCGCCGGGTGAAGGAGCTCGCATACCAG GCTGAAGAGGACAGGAAAAACCTGGCTCGCATGCAGGACCTGGTGGACAAGCTGCAGAGCAAGGTCAAGAGCTACAAGCGACAGTTTGAGGAGGCG GAACAGCAGGCCAACACTAACCTGGCCAAGTATCGCAAGGCCCAGCACGAGTTGGATGATGCAGAGGAGCGGGCAGACATGGCAGAAACCCAGGCCAACAAGCTGCGGGCACGGACCCGGGATGCCCTGGGCCCCAAG CACAAGGAGTGA